One genomic segment of Vibrio nitrifigilis includes these proteins:
- a CDS encoding ABC transporter permease, whose product MTQSNPSSGALRRFWTSRLQPWLSGFLSFLLTLCGLLIFTFILSRAAPIDPALQLVGDHASEATYQQARHQLGLDKPLPMQFLTYVEKMAHGDLGVSQITQQPVVNDLKQAFPATIELATVAMFFGALFGILLASLAVYKPGSILDHAARLISLLGYSVPVFWLGLLGLLLFYATLHWSAGPGRLDDIYTYTMEYNSGFVLFDAFRTGDPEIMLNAIGHLWLPVAVLALLSMASITRLLRAVMLEESNKEYVTLALAKGATRARILFSHIFPNVLGTMITILALSYTSLLEGAVLTETVFAWPGLGRYLTSALFASDTAAVLGSTLLIGTCFVTLNALADALTRWVDPRTR is encoded by the coding sequence ATGACACAATCTAACCCATCATCCGGCGCATTGCGCCGGTTTTGGACAAGCCGCCTTCAACCTTGGTTGAGCGGCTTTTTGTCCTTTTTACTTACCCTGTGCGGACTATTAATTTTCACCTTTATATTGTCGCGCGCAGCCCCAATTGATCCAGCGTTGCAATTAGTCGGTGATCACGCCAGTGAAGCGACATACCAACAAGCTCGCCATCAACTCGGTTTAGATAAGCCACTGCCAATGCAGTTTCTTACCTATGTTGAAAAGATGGCACACGGTGACTTGGGTGTATCACAAATCACACAACAACCGGTCGTTAACGATCTCAAACAGGCCTTCCCTGCTACGATTGAATTGGCAACCGTTGCAATGTTTTTTGGCGCACTATTTGGTATTTTGCTCGCGTCACTCGCCGTCTATAAACCCGGTAGTATTCTTGATCATGCTGCTCGTTTGATCTCATTACTGGGCTATTCTGTGCCGGTGTTTTGGCTTGGCCTTTTAGGCTTGTTATTATTCTACGCCACGTTGCATTGGTCAGCAGGCCCTGGTCGATTAGATGATATTTACACCTATACCATGGAATACAACAGTGGCTTTGTACTCTTTGATGCCTTTCGTACCGGTGATCCAGAAATCATGCTCAACGCAATTGGTCACTTATGGCTGCCTGTTGCGGTATTAGCGCTGCTGTCCATGGCCTCCATTACCCGCTTGCTGCGTGCTGTTATGTTAGAAGAGAGCAACAAAGAATATGTGACTTTAGCGCTGGCGAAAGGTGCGACACGTGCGCGTATTTTGTTCTCCCATATTTTTCCCAATGTACTCGGCACTATGATCACCATTCTAGCCCTGTCGTACACCAGTTTGCTCGAAGGGGCAGTATTGACTGAAACGGTGTTCGCATGGCCAGGGTTAGGACGCTACTTAACCAGCGCCCTATTTGCTTCTGATACTGCCGCAGTATTAGGCTCAACACTGCTGATTGGTACGTGTTTTGTCACACTCAATGCTCTTGCCGATGCACTGACCCGCTGGGTTGATCCGAGGACACGCTAA
- a CDS encoding ABC transporter substrate-binding protein → MKTRTSLLVTSLMLGLGMTAPSYAKTPDNTLVVAQSLDDVTSLDPAQGFELSSVQSFNNLYQRLVQSDPNDPTQLKPTLAASWKADQHSLIFTLKDGATFASGNPVRPEDVIFSLGRVVKLNLAPSFILTQLGWDEKNVDTHLTKVSDNQVKVSWDVNVGPSFVLSLLSAPAASIVDEKTVAANAKEGDLGHAWLNAHSAGSGPFKIRKYVPHQILMMEANTSSPAGAPKLKYVLLKNVPDAATRQLLLEQGDADLVRNLGTDQYFSLQGKKGVKTLNLPYASLYYLMFNADNKANPDIGKQAFWKAARYAFDYKGIADDLMHGQFAVQQNFLPVGFNGALTDQPFKYDPKKAAQILKDAGIKNPHFKLAVSNQPPYLDIAQALQASFAKAGIDVELIPGVSSQIATNVKSHDYQATLTSWGPDYFDPHTNASAFAYNPENGSKTLAWRANWHIPELNKLTLAARAETDSQKRTKIYEDLQRRVRESSPYVVGLQNKKLVALRDDIEGYVQGITPEMVFYKNVSK, encoded by the coding sequence ATGAAAACCAGAACTTCCCTTTTAGTCACTAGCCTAATGCTTGGCCTTGGTATGACTGCACCGTCATACGCCAAAACACCTGATAACACGCTGGTTGTTGCGCAATCTCTTGATGACGTAACAAGCCTAGACCCTGCACAAGGTTTCGAGCTTTCATCCGTTCAGAGCTTTAACAACCTTTACCAACGTTTAGTGCAATCCGATCCTAATGATCCTACGCAGCTAAAACCAACGTTGGCCGCTTCATGGAAAGCCGACCAGCACAGTCTGATCTTCACTCTTAAAGATGGTGCGACTTTCGCTAGCGGTAACCCAGTGCGCCCAGAAGATGTCATCTTCAGTTTAGGCCGTGTGGTTAAACTCAACCTTGCACCTTCATTTATCCTGACTCAATTGGGTTGGGATGAGAAAAACGTCGACACTCACCTAACAAAAGTGTCTGATAACCAAGTCAAAGTTTCTTGGGATGTGAATGTGGGTCCTTCATTTGTACTGAGCCTACTTTCTGCTCCTGCTGCATCCATCGTTGACGAAAAAACCGTTGCAGCCAACGCTAAAGAGGGTGACTTAGGCCACGCTTGGCTCAATGCTCACTCTGCAGGTAGCGGCCCATTCAAAATTCGTAAATACGTTCCGCATCAAATCTTGATGATGGAAGCAAATACATCGTCTCCTGCGGGCGCGCCTAAGCTTAAGTACGTACTATTGAAAAACGTACCTGATGCGGCAACACGTCAATTGCTTCTTGAGCAAGGCGATGCGGATTTGGTTCGTAACCTAGGTACGGATCAATACTTCTCGCTACAAGGTAAAAAAGGCGTTAAAACCCTCAACCTGCCTTACGCGTCTCTATACTACTTGATGTTTAATGCTGACAACAAAGCCAACCCTGACATCGGTAAACAAGCATTTTGGAAAGCGGCACGTTACGCTTTTGATTACAAAGGTATTGCAGACGATTTAATGCACGGTCAGTTTGCTGTGCAACAAAACTTCCTGCCAGTTGGCTTTAATGGTGCACTTACCGATCAGCCATTTAAATATGATCCGAAGAAAGCCGCGCAGATTCTTAAAGATGCAGGCATTAAAAACCCGCACTTTAAACTTGCGGTTTCTAACCAACCACCATATCTCGATATCGCTCAAGCGCTGCAAGCAAGCTTTGCCAAAGCTGGGATTGACGTGGAGCTGATTCCTGGCGTCAGTAGCCAAATCGCAACGAATGTGAAATCACACGATTATCAAGCGACCCTAACATCTTGGGGCCCTGATTACTTCGATCCTCACACTAACGCTTCTGCGTTTGCTTACAACCCAGAAAATGGCAGTAAAACACTGGCATGGCGTGCTAACTGGCACATCCCTGAGTTGAACAAGCTAACGCTTGCTGCTCGTGCAGAAACTGATAGTCAAAAACGTACTAAGATCTATGAAGATCTACAGCGCCGCGTTCGTGAATCATCACCATATGTTGTGGGTTTACAGAACAAAAAATTGGTTGCACTGCGTGATGACATTGAAGGTTACGTGCAAGGTATTACTCCAGAAATGGTCTTCTACAAAAACGTTTCGAAATAA
- a CDS encoding ABC transporter ATP-binding protein encodes MQNNQTLIDIDNLNICLDNGHPLVKGLSFSMGKERVALVGESGSGKSLTARTLMGLLPSACIPSANKLELLGQPILSLSQKQWCQLRGQDVAMVLQDPKYALNPARTIGMQVKEPLRLHSKMGRKERIEKVEYMLNAVGLPNPSTLRRWYPHQLSGGMGQRVMLAIALINNPKLLIADEPTSALDHAMRDQVLELIYSLVEERDMGLLLISHDLQQVAQYSERVLVMYQGQLLDQLPANELANATHPYTKTLWSCQPHIDKRGAPLPVLDRQALEERYGNS; translated from the coding sequence ATGCAAAATAATCAGACACTGATTGATATCGATAACCTTAATATTTGCCTTGATAACGGCCATCCATTAGTCAAAGGCTTGAGCTTTTCGATGGGCAAAGAGCGTGTCGCGCTGGTTGGCGAATCAGGCTCAGGCAAATCTCTGACTGCCCGAACGTTAATGGGGCTATTGCCAAGTGCTTGTATTCCAAGTGCCAATAAACTTGAGCTGCTCGGGCAACCGATTTTATCTCTTTCACAAAAGCAATGGTGCCAACTGCGTGGCCAAGATGTTGCGATGGTACTGCAAGATCCTAAATACGCGTTGAATCCAGCACGCACCATTGGTATGCAAGTAAAAGAGCCATTGAGACTGCATAGCAAAATGGGTCGTAAAGAGCGAATCGAAAAAGTCGAATACATGCTTAATGCGGTAGGGCTACCTAACCCTAGTACATTAAGGCGCTGGTATCCTCATCAACTGTCAGGCGGTATGGGGCAACGCGTCATGCTCGCAATTGCGCTAATCAATAACCCCAAATTGCTTATCGCCGATGAACCGACGTCAGCACTCGACCATGCCATGCGTGATCAAGTGTTAGAGCTAATTTATTCATTGGTCGAAGAACGCGACATGGGATTATTGCTGATCAGCCATGATTTACAGCAAGTTGCCCAATACAGCGAACGAGTCTTAGTCATGTATCAAGGTCAGCTGTTGGATCAGTTACCCGCCAATGAGCTCGCTAACGCAACTCATCCATACACAAAAACACTCTGGTCGTGCCAACCGCATATTGATAAACGTGGCGCCCCATTGCCAGTATTAGATCGTCAAGCTTTGGAGGAACGTTATGGCAATTCTTGA
- a CDS encoding ASCH domain-containing protein gives MDSRSKTMLEQYLASIPKEKSQQYTQFTADYFCANEESANVCAELIVKGEKRATCSMDYWYSVVGEPRPQVGALLVVTRWDGEPVCVVETTSVATCRYCDVTEEFAAAEGEGDKSLRWWKEAHWDFFSAECKDQGMEPSEEMLLVLEHFDVVYRP, from the coding sequence ATGGATTCAAGAAGCAAAACGATGCTCGAGCAATACTTGGCATCAATCCCTAAAGAAAAATCGCAACAGTATACTCAATTTACCGCGGATTATTTCTGTGCTAATGAGGAGAGTGCCAACGTCTGCGCTGAACTTATTGTAAAAGGTGAAAAACGTGCGACTTGCAGCATGGACTACTGGTATAGCGTAGTGGGTGAACCACGTCCGCAAGTTGGGGCATTATTAGTGGTGACTCGTTGGGATGGTGAACCTGTCTGTGTCGTAGAAACAACATCAGTGGCTACTTGTCGCTATTGTGACGTGACCGAGGAGTTTGCTGCCGCCGAAGGGGAAGGGGACAAATCGCTACGTTGGTGGAAAGAGGCACATTGGGATTTTTTTAGTGCGGAATGTAAAGATCAAGGTATGGAACCGAGCGAAGAGATGTTACTCGTATTGGAACACTTTGATGTTGTCTATCGGCCATAG
- a CDS encoding methyl-accepting chemotaxis protein, whose amino-acid sequence MQLSKQEQHWLPWWGATGKFAMYKACLFNHHRIPVIEKTFESIAETRVRLLTDWSQNLWSFLEDASLYLDSKHESEFHQALSQLLARSPDLSELMIVDKSGLVLSSTHTQHQGLHLKEKTALQRGLTNPFLHGPYCDPWTLDAGPSSSTFHDEVTLMFYQPLSMTNGDRHSSNEDRHSNSGACYCLCARVPNDVLGDLIQREAGHIYSESGDNYLFMVDSVFNPQIKPGVALSRSRFEDNRFSHGENLKEGVHTQWGTVKVAQHTEFEIVFNDPATGQLHPGVRETIKNGSNLYVEYPGYSDYRHIPVIGKGVTFTMPGSLDRWGMMCESDLEEVYRHRSLGQTLTQKFLLSIVFAMFFPNLINHIWPMAEWQLIALDVVVALPTIIWFYLSTAGVMANQLQNMSGVMQMLAEGDGNLKQRLDVKHIREDETGDLARWTNSFIDSLENVISDLVTSSKEVNKVSQSMFRRSQQLLESSDVTATSITDMLKLVGQQSEEIVHANDTATEMNELMRATVESAEQDFKQASESAQAIKDIVQISAQKVEEVNSEMEKIGGIVDLISEITAQTNLLALNAAIEAARAGEHGRGFAVVADEVRNLASKTNDAATNIGNLMEVLSEQSAQAVEAMHQGITNVETNTTVIDENKQGDALQQSVSGLFGLIQEIARNTEEHRQTADEAQHTVLQLQEASLQLSRRTTLMHNALARLDQLTGRFDISKAS is encoded by the coding sequence ATGCAATTATCTAAACAGGAACAACACTGGCTACCTTGGTGGGGCGCAACAGGGAAATTCGCTATGTACAAAGCGTGCTTGTTTAACCACCATCGGATCCCCGTTATCGAAAAAACGTTTGAAAGTATTGCCGAAACTCGCGTAAGACTACTCACTGACTGGTCACAGAATTTGTGGTCATTTTTGGAGGATGCGTCTCTTTATCTTGACTCAAAACATGAGTCAGAATTCCATCAAGCATTAAGCCAACTGCTTGCCCGATCACCAGACCTTTCAGAGCTGATGATTGTTGATAAATCGGGATTGGTGCTAAGTTCAACTCACACGCAACATCAGGGTTTACACCTTAAAGAAAAAACGGCGTTACAGCGTGGGCTAACCAACCCCTTTTTGCATGGTCCTTACTGTGATCCCTGGACGTTAGATGCGGGGCCATCGAGCTCAACGTTTCACGACGAAGTCACCTTAATGTTCTACCAACCTTTATCCATGACGAATGGGGACAGACACTCTTCTAACGAGGACAGGCACTCTAATTCCGGTGCTTGCTACTGCCTTTGTGCACGTGTACCTAATGATGTTTTAGGCGATCTTATTCAACGCGAAGCGGGGCATATTTACAGTGAATCGGGCGATAACTATCTGTTTATGGTCGACTCTGTATTTAATCCCCAAATAAAGCCAGGTGTTGCATTGTCACGTTCTCGTTTTGAAGACAATCGCTTTTCCCATGGTGAAAATCTCAAAGAGGGCGTTCATACTCAATGGGGGACAGTGAAAGTCGCGCAGCATACTGAGTTTGAAATAGTGTTTAATGACCCTGCTACCGGCCAGCTTCACCCTGGTGTGCGAGAAACCATCAAAAATGGCAGTAATTTGTATGTCGAATATCCGGGCTACTCTGACTACCGACATATTCCCGTCATAGGGAAAGGTGTCACGTTTACCATGCCTGGATCGCTTGATCGTTGGGGCATGATGTGTGAGTCAGATTTAGAAGAAGTGTATCGACACCGCTCTTTGGGGCAGACGTTAACTCAGAAATTTTTGTTGTCGATTGTCTTTGCCATGTTTTTCCCCAATCTCATTAATCATATTTGGCCAATGGCTGAATGGCAGCTGATTGCACTTGATGTGGTTGTCGCTCTGCCTACGATTATTTGGTTTTATCTTTCTACCGCGGGGGTGATGGCAAACCAGTTACAAAATATGTCCGGTGTGATGCAAATGCTGGCAGAAGGTGATGGCAATCTTAAACAGCGCTTAGACGTTAAACATATTCGTGAAGATGAAACGGGTGATTTGGCTCGTTGGACCAACAGTTTCATTGATAGTTTGGAAAATGTAATTAGTGACCTTGTCACTTCTAGTAAGGAGGTCAACAAGGTTTCCCAATCAATGTTTCGTCGTAGTCAGCAACTATTAGAGAGCAGTGATGTTACCGCCACTTCAATTACTGACATGCTTAAGTTAGTTGGTCAGCAGAGTGAAGAAATCGTGCATGCGAATGATACTGCGACTGAAATGAATGAGTTAATGCGTGCGACGGTTGAATCGGCTGAACAAGATTTCAAACAAGCGAGTGAAAGTGCACAGGCCATTAAAGATATCGTACAAATTTCGGCACAAAAAGTGGAAGAAGTAAACAGCGAAATGGAGAAAATTGGCGGTATTGTTGATCTAATCAGTGAAATCACTGCACAAACCAATTTGCTAGCGCTTAACGCGGCGATTGAGGCTGCTCGGGCCGGGGAACATGGTCGAGGTTTTGCTGTTGTGGCCGATGAAGTGCGCAATTTAGCCAGTAAAACCAATGATGCTGCAACCAATATCGGTAATTTAATGGAAGTTCTTAGTGAACAATCTGCGCAAGCAGTAGAAGCGATGCATCAGGGGATTACGAACGTTGAAACCAATACAACAGTGATAGATGAAAATAAACAAGGCGATGCGTTACAACAATCAGTGAGTGGGCTATTTGGACTCATTCAAGAGATTGCTCGTAATACGGAAGAGCACCGTCAAACCGCTGATGAGGCACAGCACACGGTATTGCAACTGCAAGAAGCATCACTGCAGTTATCTCGCCGAACCACATTAATGCATAACGCGTTAGCACGATTAGATCAGCTCACGGGAAGGTTTGATATTTCAAAAGCGAGTTGA
- a CDS encoding HAD family hydrolase yields the protein MFNTVLFDLDGTLTDPKVGITKSVQYALKRFDIEVNDLDELIPFIGPPLKESFMAFYGLSEEQALQAITYYREYFSQTGILENELYAGIPELLAALKQHKLTLAIATSKPTPFAEKIADHFDFAKYFDVIVGSNLDNTRTSKHEVIEYTLKILNKTAGEAIMIGDRKHDLIGASLSDMPAIGVLYGYGSQEELSKENPYQIVEDVAGLQETLCLLIRQ from the coding sequence ATGTTCAATACCGTGTTATTTGATTTGGATGGAACCTTAACGGATCCCAAAGTTGGAATTACTAAATCGGTGCAGTATGCTTTGAAGCGGTTTGATATTGAGGTTAACGATCTTGATGAACTTATCCCGTTTATTGGTCCACCATTGAAAGAGTCTTTTATGGCGTTTTATGGTCTCTCTGAAGAACAAGCACTGCAAGCCATTACCTATTATCGCGAATACTTTTCGCAAACCGGTATCTTAGAAAATGAACTCTATGCTGGTATCCCCGAGCTTCTAGCCGCGCTTAAACAACATAAACTTACCCTCGCTATCGCTACCTCTAAACCTACGCCGTTCGCTGAGAAAATCGCTGACCATTTCGATTTTGCTAAATACTTCGATGTCATCGTTGGCAGCAATTTGGATAATACGCGTACCAGCAAGCACGAAGTTATTGAGTACACCCTGAAAATACTTAATAAAACGGCCGGAGAAGCGATCATGATTGGCGATCGGAAACATGATCTTATCGGTGCGTCATTAAGCGATATGCCAGCGATTGGTGTTCTTTATGGATACGGTAGCCAAGAAGAGTTAAGTAAAGAAAATCCTTACCAAATTGTTGAAGATGTGGCGGGTTTGCAAGAAACGTTATGTCTTTTAATCCGTCAGTAG
- a CDS encoding ABC transporter permease: MTATTMKTSWWPKWLNTFNVGLFLVAVLVLIALCAPLLTHYDPNIQNIAQRLQAPSAEHLFGTDRFGRDLFARVLYGSRPTLILVSLVIIITVPIGLLIGICAGYFGGWTERVLMRLTDIVMSLPSLVIALALVSILGPGLMNGALALAFTSWPSFARQARTETLALRRSDYLAAAKMQGIGGWALIVGHILPLCLPSAIVRAALNLGGIILSAAGLGFLGMGIQPPAAEWGSMVASGSRVIFDQWWVAAVPGVAILFASFAFNLLGDGLRDKMDPRHAK; encoded by the coding sequence ATGACAGCAACGACGATGAAAACTTCTTGGTGGCCGAAATGGCTAAATACCTTCAATGTTGGGCTGTTTTTGGTCGCGGTATTAGTGCTGATTGCTCTATGTGCACCGCTGCTCACTCATTATGACCCCAATATTCAAAACATTGCCCAGCGTTTACAAGCCCCCAGTGCCGAGCATCTATTTGGTACTGACCGCTTTGGCCGTGATCTCTTTGCTCGCGTGTTATATGGCTCACGCCCAACCTTGATATTAGTTTCACTGGTCATCATCATCACGGTGCCAATTGGACTATTAATTGGTATTTGTGCGGGATATTTTGGCGGTTGGACTGAACGTGTTCTAATGCGTTTAACCGACATTGTAATGTCACTACCAAGCTTGGTCATTGCACTTGCATTAGTTTCTATCTTAGGCCCTGGCCTGATGAACGGTGCTTTAGCGCTGGCATTTACCAGTTGGCCCTCATTTGCGCGTCAAGCCAGAACAGAAACTCTAGCCTTGCGCCGTAGCGACTATTTAGCCGCAGCGAAAATGCAAGGTATTGGTGGTTGGGCTTTGATCGTTGGTCATATTCTCCCACTGTGTTTGCCAAGTGCGATTGTTCGCGCCGCACTTAACTTAGGTGGCATTATTTTATCCGCCGCGGGTTTAGGTTTCCTCGGGATGGGCATTCAGCCCCCAGCGGCAGAATGGGGCTCAATGGTCGCTAGCGGCAGTCGCGTTATATTTGACCAATGGTGGGTAGCTGCAGTGCCAGGCGTTGCTATTTTGTTTGCAAGCTTTGCATTTAACCTACTTGGTGATGGCTTACGAGATAAAATGGACCCACGTCATGCAAAATAA
- a CDS encoding asparaginase — translation MKIKTVVLAIACLMGSSWVQAAEQPHVTIYATGGTIAGASKSNIDSTDYKAGSLGVDKLIQAVPEIKQFADVSGVQISNVGSPDVNQKTLLSMTKAINKDLAKPSTHGVVVTHGTDTLEETAFFLDMTVNSDKPVVIVGAMRPATAISADGAMNLYDAVKLASVDAAKGRGAMVAMNDRISPAYYVTKTNTHAVETFAAPEQGYIGGFISGQPYFYYADTKPINKPNFDITTVTTLPKVVILYSYQDQSGELLKDAIKDGAKGIVIAGTGDGSTPSWIQDTIKQAMKDGIPVVVASRVPTGYVSTHENAIGSGFYNPQKSKIILELALAKGEKIPQIRHYFAQL, via the coding sequence ATGAAAATAAAAACCGTCGTTTTGGCCATCGCGTGCTTGATGGGAAGTTCGTGGGTGCAGGCAGCAGAACAGCCACATGTCACCATTTATGCCACGGGAGGCACTATCGCTGGGGCATCTAAATCGAATATAGACAGTACCGATTACAAAGCGGGCAGCTTAGGGGTGGATAAGTTGATTCAAGCCGTGCCTGAAATTAAGCAGTTTGCGGATGTGAGTGGTGTGCAAATCTCTAACGTTGGTTCACCCGATGTGAATCAGAAAACATTGCTCAGTATGACTAAAGCGATCAATAAAGATCTCGCGAAACCCTCGACTCACGGTGTGGTCGTTACCCACGGAACCGACACCCTAGAAGAAACCGCTTTTTTTCTTGATATGACGGTAAATTCTGACAAACCTGTGGTCATTGTTGGCGCGATGCGTCCCGCAACTGCGATCAGCGCAGACGGTGCAATGAACTTATATGATGCAGTTAAGTTAGCCAGTGTGGATGCTGCGAAAGGGCGTGGAGCCATGGTGGCGATGAATGACCGCATTAGCCCTGCGTATTACGTAACAAAAACCAATACCCATGCAGTAGAAACATTTGCTGCGCCTGAACAGGGATATATTGGCGGCTTTATCAGTGGTCAACCGTATTTTTATTATGCAGATACCAAACCGATCAATAAGCCTAATTTCGATATTACTACTGTGACAACTTTGCCGAAGGTCGTGATTCTATACAGTTATCAAGACCAAAGTGGTGAACTACTAAAAGATGCAATTAAAGATGGAGCAAAAGGCATTGTGATCGCAGGGACGGGCGATGGCTCTACACCAAGTTGGATTCAAGATACGATTAAACAGGCCATGAAAGATGGTATTCCTGTGGTGGTCGCAAGTCGCGTTCCGACAGGGTATGTTTCAACTCATGAAAACGCGATTGGATCTGGGTTCTATAATCCGCAGAAATCTAAAATCATTCTGGAGTTAGCATTAGCGAAAGGGGAGAAAATTCCGCAAATTCGACACTATTTCGCACAGCTATAA
- a CDS encoding 2'-5' RNA ligase family protein, with protein sequence MIESIYQSMWDNFTQAIHHNRIELDPYLCDLDKDDRRGITALAYIHQGCSDVAQKIAQFQARVREIEPRQYYHPINELHATILSIISCYSGFQLIDINQQEYCEIFRTVLKDIEPITIHYRGVTASPNCIVIQGLPQGDGLNQLRDRLRDAFNQSGLQCSLDARYKLVTAHSSAVRFYQPLQEQQKLLELCHDYRNYDFGYVELRHFDLVFNDWYQRLAVTQCLEKVTR encoded by the coding sequence ATGATCGAGTCGATTTATCAATCCATGTGGGACAATTTTACTCAAGCTATTCATCATAATCGAATAGAGCTTGATCCGTATTTGTGCGATTTGGATAAAGACGATCGACGTGGAATTACAGCGCTGGCGTATATTCATCAAGGCTGTTCAGATGTGGCACAGAAAATTGCTCAGTTCCAAGCGCGAGTGAGAGAGATTGAACCTCGTCAATATTACCATCCGATCAATGAATTACATGCGACAATTCTGTCTATCATCTCTTGTTATTCCGGCTTTCAGCTCATCGATATTAATCAACAAGAATATTGTGAGATATTTCGTACCGTTCTTAAGGACATTGAGCCTATCACGATTCACTATCGTGGCGTGACCGCGTCACCAAATTGCATTGTGATACAAGGTCTTCCGCAAGGAGACGGGTTGAATCAATTACGTGATAGGCTCCGAGATGCCTTTAATCAATCTGGTTTACAGTGCAGTTTAGATGCGCGTTATAAATTAGTCACCGCTCATAGCTCTGCCGTTCGTTTTTATCAGCCATTGCAAGAGCAACAAAAACTGTTAGAGCTTTGCCACGACTATCGAAACTATGATTTTGGCTACGTGGAATTACGCCATTTTGATTTGGTATTTAATGATTGGTATCAGCGCTTAGCTGTTACCCAATGTTTAGAAAAAGTAACAAGATAA
- a CDS encoding ABC transporter ATP-binding protein — protein sequence MAILELNNVSVTHVQGHNRNTVVHGVDLSVQQGECFGLVGPSGCGKSSLLWVLAGLNPHWEGSINMLDRDLKPGQLFKGDLRREVQMVFQDPYASLHPKHRLRRTLSEPLKKLKVQDIDDRIEQGFKQVGLTSDMIDRYPHQLSGGQRQRVAIVRALLLEPKLLLLDEPTSALDMSVQAEILNLLNDLKDQHQLTMVLVSHDPNTIDYMCDSAVMMKAGRIDQHRRY from the coding sequence ATGGCAATTCTTGAGTTAAATAACGTCAGCGTTACTCACGTTCAAGGTCACAACCGTAATACTGTCGTACACGGTGTGGACTTATCCGTACAGCAAGGCGAATGCTTCGGGTTAGTCGGCCCTTCGGGCTGTGGTAAATCCTCATTATTGTGGGTATTAGCTGGCCTAAACCCACATTGGGAAGGCAGTATTAACATGCTGGATAGAGACCTAAAGCCCGGACAACTGTTCAAAGGCGATCTGCGCCGCGAAGTACAGATGGTGTTTCAGGATCCTTATGCATCACTGCACCCTAAGCATCGTCTGCGTCGCACCTTATCTGAGCCCCTTAAGAAATTGAAAGTTCAAGATATTGATGATCGTATCGAGCAAGGATTCAAGCAAGTTGGCCTAACCAGCGACATGATTGACCGCTACCCCCACCAGCTTTCTGGTGGTCAGCGCCAACGTGTTGCCATTGTTCGTGCCTTGCTACTTGAACCTAAATTATTGCTGTTGGATGAACCGACATCTGCATTGGATATGTCAGTGCAGGCAGAAATCTTAAACTTGTTGAACGACCTCAAAGACCAACACCAGCTAACCATGGTGTTAGTGAGCCACGATCCCAACACCATCGATTACATGTGTGATTCTGCGGTGATGATGAAAGCGGGTCGAATTGATCAACATCGTCGCTATTAA
- a CDS encoding bifunctional diaminohydroxyphosphoribosylaminopyrimidine deaminase/5-amino-6-(5-phosphoribosylamino)uracil reductase RibD — MHKKWMKQALTLSQQALPHCRPNPPVGCVLVKDDQLVSQGHTQSVGGNHAEIEALNGYRGDLANVTAYVTLEPCSFVGRTPSCANTLVERGIRHVVVAMIDPDERNNGKGIEILKQAGVKVELGVCHDEVAEFLTPYLGQS; from the coding sequence ATGCATAAAAAATGGATGAAACAAGCCTTAACCCTATCACAGCAAGCTCTCCCTCATTGTCGACCCAATCCACCGGTTGGATGTGTGTTAGTCAAAGATGACCAGTTAGTATCGCAAGGACATACGCAAAGCGTGGGCGGAAATCATGCAGAAATTGAAGCCTTGAATGGCTATCGAGGGGATTTGGCAAACGTTACTGCTTATGTGACTTTAGAGCCTTGTTCTTTTGTTGGCAGGACGCCGTCATGTGCAAACACCCTAGTTGAACGGGGCATTCGGCATGTGGTTGTCGCAATGATTGACCCTGATGAGCGTAATAATGGTAAAGGGATTGAAATACTTAAACAAGCGGGTGTAAAGGTTGAATTAGGCGTATGCCATGATGAAGTGGCAGAGTTTCTTACTCCGTATTTAGGGCAGTCATAA